TACAAATGCATGACACAAGCTTACTAGTTGTTTAGTAGGTACGAATTGCCATATCTTCCATATAATACTGTGTATGGCACTAAGGTCTTTTCTGAGACAACCGATATGTGTGTCCCATCTCAAGTGTTCATCGAAACGAAGACCCTGGTTTTTGAAGGTTTTCATCTGCTCTATGACAGTTGTATCAACTTGAAGCTGTCCATAATAGGAAAAGAGCCGAATGGCTGGGTGAAGATGACGTACTTGGTCTTATCTAGGTTAAGTGAAAGAAGGTTGACATCGAAGTAAGCTTTCAACTTTTCAAGATCCGTTGATATCTGGAGAATTATTGTCGTAACATCGGAGTGCTCGTATTACAACGATTATCGTCAGCAAACAGCCTAGGCTTACCATGCAAACGTAGTTTGTATAAATCGTTCACATATATAATGAAATGAAGAGGCCCCAGATTACTGCCCTGGGGAACTCCAACAGACAGGCCTCTGAGGTCACTAGATGACTGGCTTGTTTGCACGTACTGCTTTTGATTGGCAAAAAAACTGGCGAAAAGAGCATTCGCGTTGCTTCTGATTCCAAGATCACTCAGTTTCTGAAGCATAATGGTGTGGTCAATCGTATCAAAGGCTTTTTTTTAAGTCCAGTAACAAGACTCCTAACAATTTTCGATTATAAAGAGCTTCGTTTGATGGTATCGACAAACTCAGTTGCCGCTTTCAGAGTACTCGGTGCTTCAAAGATCTCAAGACCCGATCTGCCATTAGCTGTTCCAAAATCTTGCTGAAAACCGAAAGTATTTATATGGAATGGTAGTTGCTACAATCCGGTTTTTTTTGCctgttttgaaaataggtatTAGTCGTGCTATCTTGAGGAACTCCCTAAATTATCCGTTTGAATacattggttgaaaatttcgcATATTAAAGTTGCGAAAATTATATGGTTGGTTTTTACAAACTGAGGTGGAATTCCATCTGATCCCGGGCTTTTTGATGGATCTATAGCTATAGCTTCCCAATTTTAATTATGACCTCGTGCTCAGTTCCTGGTCGAAGGGATATTGCTAGTGGTATGTTCTACACTACTCTGAATATTTCGAGGAATGCAGCTGCAAGTTGAGTTCGAATGCTACAAAAGTAATGGATGAACGCATCGGCAACTGCTTTCCCTTCCTCTGTCCCCCCTTATGGGTGGATTTCTGGAAAAGCCTTGTGAAGATGCtagctccggatcgtcaacagtggagatcttttaccaTGGCCCTATGCACCACAGGATTGGCGCAGGAACATTGAGTAAGTTATTATCAATTAATATGTCAGGGTTCGGCCAAAGGGTTCATTCATAATACCCGTTCACTGTTTTGTgctattgacgttattatacaccggttTAGATGTAAATTAGCACACGGGAGTTTATGGAGACTAgcaaaacattcaaattcacTTAGGCGACTCCTACGCAAAAATTGGCTCCGACATTCAGGACCTTGAGTGCATTATGGAActgagagctgtttgtagaattttgtgtcaacaacaacatggtgattgATGGATCGTCCTTACttcatcgaccagcacataagatcaagaaaatcgaattgAAAACATCTGCATTAGTCGAAAATGGAGAGAAAGGCTCCTTGATGTtagcaacaaacgaagcgcagacattgcatctgaccctTACCTCGTTCTTAGTGAGATACGACAAAGAGTTCCGCGTGTTTAACGGCGCGAAAAGAATGTGGAATGTCAACACGACGTTTAACAATCCAGAGGTGATAAGGGCAAACGTtaacagcttgaatcccgagcaATCGAACTACCGACAGatggaacagtcgaagaacagtagTGTGTAATCACGAATGTCTTTTTAACGAAGAGCCATGGTATCTACTCTCGGTAaattttgtggaagaagaagtgaatgggtGTCAGATGAAACTTgtaggatggtcgatgatcggagaagtCGGtgttgagcaggcatgtaccgggtcagccaaagcagccgcccgcttacgatatgcggagctggaaaaggcagttaaacgagcttgtagacgagacaagagagtctGGATAAACTCCCTAGccaaagagggagaaagagccgctgCCAATAGAGATATCATATTATTTAACGGTATCTCCCACAGTCTGGCGCAACACTAATAATGGAATCCCGCTGAAAGATTGAGCAGGTCATCTGTTGTTAGACCGAACAGATCAGCTTATAAGTTgtactgagcacttcgaacacctcctccgagtcacgaatagcgatggtcaACAGGAGCCGCAGCTTGAACGCCAACaataagtcgcattaatggcgtcaaatCGGAATTCCATCTATTGCGGTGGAATGGCCAACGCGTCTTGCTAGGTTTTTCGTCAAGAAGATAGATCAACAACATAAAAAAGGATTAGCTACTCCTGGTTGTTAAGTACTGCCGAGAAAAATACACAGTATAATTTTTATATGCAAAACAAActttgtatttcaaaaatcatctaCACAGATCACGATCATCTAATCCACGACACGTTTCACAGTCCAGTCTTCTTACGAATCCAGTCGGAAAATTCGGTAACGCGTGCGAACGCTCCCGGCAAACCACGCTCGCATCCGCTGATATGTCCGAAGCTGACAACACCGATCAGAACCTGATCCTTCTCCAGGACCAGAGGACCACCGGAATCTCCGTTGCATGGGGACTCCTTGTTACCTCCCTGGGCACAGATGGTTGTCTTCTTGATCACCAACGGGTTGTAAGTTTTGGAGCACTGACTGTTGCTGATGACCTTCAAGGTGGCGTACTGGAGCTTCGGTGCCACAGTTCCACCATTCTTTTGCAATCCCCATCCGCTGACTACGGCTTCGAATTCATTGTAGGAGTCTTTTCCGGAGGGCAGTGCAATCGGTTTGATCTGCTCGCTGAAGTCCACCGGTTGTGGCAGTTTAATGACGGCTACGTCATTGGTGGCGAACAGTGGGTTGTATTTTTCGTGACGGATGAATTCGGTTGCGGTGACAACTACTCGACCATCGTCGGTTCCATCCAGATCCACGGCACCAAGGGTCACTTCGAAGGAGCTAGCTTGTTCGACGCAGTGTCCGGCCGTCAGGACCCACTGATTGCTGATCAGACTTCCTCCGCACAGAGCACGACCCTGTGGAAGCTGAATCTTCAGCTGTGCTTGGTACGGAAATTGGCCGGCAGCTGCCGTTTGACCGTTGACAATACGGGACTGATTCGGATATGCGTAGGCCGCAGCCAATACGGCAGCTAGTACGAGTGTTAGACGATACATTTCGATTACAATACTGATATCGATTGAGCTGGAGCTGACCATTTTTATAGTGGACCACAAGACAGTGATGGTATCGGATTAGTAACAGATATCTCTCGCTTCTTGTTATCGGACACTTGAAATCAAGAGGGAAGTTGTTTTGATTCTTTGTAATAATTTCGAGCACTTTCGCTATCAGTCTGTCGAGGAATCACACTTTTCTTTAATGCTGTAATCTGAGCGACAATCGTTGCCTCTAGATAAGCTTCGAAATTATTACCCAtgagaaaaagttgaaataattttaattattattgaatGTACTTTGAACCTTAGTTTTAACAATAAGAAATTCTCTAGAATAAGATTCAAATGGGGTTAACATAAATCAACATTAATGAACTTAATAATAAAATGAGAAGAAATTAAttgaaatcaacaaaaattcgagtaagacatgagacatactgtttttttgtaacatctttatttgaaacggctcatacctttaagCTTTAAggagcgaaactttttttgtttgtttacaattgtgtgcttgaATCTAGTTCATCACTATTTATTAGAATAGAAAAGAATatagatagatagggaaatatgaaaataaaaagaattttagatgaagatcaatagcttttagaaaaaggtacatttcgaacatgtagtccaaatctatcaCGGCCAGCACATCTTTCGCTAGAACacagggtggttttcctcgggcccgacgGGCATAGACTCCcgtcgttctagcgacaagatggacctcacatgaccaaacaatatgcttgATGTCATGGAAACCTTGGccacaaccacacaaattgctgccagcaatgtcaaaacgatagagtaccgcgtataagaaataatgattggacatgagacgggaaaatatacaaaTGAAATCCCGACTCatgttcaatctattaaaccagggtttaaggcaaacctttgggataatcgagtggagccaccgacccaactcatcctcgtcccatttgcgctgccagttgacaagagagtttcttcgaaccaaatagtaaaattcgttgaaggcgatttcacgttgatacgtgtcgccttccatcgccccaaCCTTttccagagagtctgccttctcattgccctcTATCGAACAAtgcgagggaacccaaacaaaggtgatggtaaagagacgttttgataaagcactcaaattattccgtatcttctcgaggaagtacggcgagtgcttttccggttttatcgaatggattgcttcaacagagctcagactatccgtaacaatatagtagtgtccaaagcccagtgaatagctgctaattccgctacatatacagagcatggtgactgcaGTCtgtgagaggcgctagatatttcgttgaacactccaaatcctgttatTTCCTCTATAAGtaatccatcggtaaagtacattttatcagcatcgacgtgtctatatttagcttcgaaaattcttggtaTCAGAAGTGAACGATGCGAGGCCGGGATGCCACGAATTTCACATACTGTTTTGTTCACTTCAAACTAGTGAGATGAGGCAAAACAGATCCTTGTAGAGGGGCGGGAGTGTTCGTAAATGCGCATAacgggtaatatgcgcatacagccgagtGAGAAAACGACTGACAAATCAACATATCTATTCAGTCCAGTTTGAAGGAAATACGCTTTGATCACGTggcatgaacaaattttaatgaaacacaaaaaaattgcaaaattcaaacaaggaTTTGTAACATTTTACTGTTATATATTGAACCTTGAAAATTACGTGCACAAAATCTTTAAACAAAATgtttgtgatttatttttttatttctataattGTAATATTTGAATAAGAGACGGGTATTGAATGCCCATATCTGACAGGTTAGATGCCTCttcttagaagaaaaaaaaacaggtgaaCCATATAATATTTATGCTTTTATCATTGAAACCTTAAATTTAAGCCTTTAtcatggatggcaaaactcctcagatcggcttgtccagtgaaagagagtgctaTTTTCTTCGGCTGCTCCCCCAAGctgtgcggggagagataaatcgcactgaaaagCATTCacagagaattcccttctccggacAAATCTATTGCGCATTGTGTTGAGAAGAAATCTGAGAGCTAACacagtttattcttggtacgttcacgagaaaatACGCTGCTCTCCGAACCAAAGGTGCCAGAGATCTCCTGATTTAAAATAAGACGGGTAGTGTACAGCTTTACGATCCACAATGTAATGAACCTGCATGTATTGGGCAAAGCATTGCAGGCggtgatgccaactgtttttcagaaatgtctggaagatttaaaaaaaaaatgtctggaaaagtctggatggctaACTTCATAGGAGACGacccttttttttggtcgccagattgCAATATTGTGGTCTAGGGATCAATACtcatttcttgaaaataatcaatGTCTGAGTCTATGTGAACGAAAGCTAAGACCCATTAAGCTGTCAAAATAAATTCTGTTTAgtccaaggtgtgtatataaaCAGGAGGTATTACctaatatcgaattcccgattcagccattttggctatgtaggctatgcaactatgcggaactcatgaagtttgtttaccaccaaaccacagaaaagctgagcaaaaaataaacaaactcattgagagccccgctcactcctcgcctacttactgtgaaagtcggagaacctagtgtatcaaaagaccttggtTTAGTCTTATTTGCCgttggtagtgttcgtgatataatgCTGGTTGTTTCAGGAAAACTTTTTAGTTtcgggacaatcaacctcaaaaacgaccatatttgtcgaccggctgcccgttttttgtaccgagcgtttttgaagttaatagagaattcgttttcgtgtggtggtgcaccggggcactaccggtagtgcactttttgctgttttcatgctcgttttcaggatgggtagtccactggtagtgccccataaagtggacggtggaacactcttaccgtattcgttttcaccacccgaaagtgttgcaccatccacgctgaaaacgagcatgaatcgagttttgcactcacctttgtaggtgtgcgtgaaatcggcagtgtcaacaaaaaacatcaagctgtcaaaaatccattacagctggtatttgttttcgtttaacttcgaaaattgaaatgaaatttactttggttgatcattgtcttttaaacaatatgaaaattttagcatgaatttatatattatgttgaattgttaagatttcagattaattttgcttagtagattcgcctctggctctgatgaactgcaataccggctgattctgggcggtctatgtttgctgctgctagactgcagttaccccagcttgaaggttccggtattttgaaagtttatttctcgcaaatctcatcttcgttcgagtacctatttccatttaagattacaaaaaaaaaaaattcttggaactcggatcgcggaagtcggggaagaaaattttgctaacagaccgaaacgaacgaaattcaagctcccaatgcgggtgtagtatcgaactaccgtttttgaagggcaacgggtgggaatccgggactggcgcaaccgagcatcgtcaccctgAGCCACAGCTCGAAGCTGGCTggtagcagagtagcttcgatgcagctgaacgcttcttgctgtgaagaccaacttataggaccctcccgaacaaaaatacttttcggtttgggcgattccaccagatctttgggttggcctttttgcactctgatttgctgctctttttcggcatcgcctggaaccgattgcagcaagccttctgggcacatttcttcttgggagcgttgtttgctttggaacgtgccatccagctGAAATTCTCCGCCactgttggaaacggcactggtattgaatccggaacaagtttccgttcttcgggataacaAAGAGAGAAAAACAGCTCGAACacaatttttgcggtatagaaataaaccaaccagctgatatttgtttacatcgggaagcacgtgttgtcaaaatttatgatagtattggtgagagcgcaagcaacaccaaatattttcagagtgttccaccgtccactttatggtgcattaccagtggactactcatcgtgaaaacgagcatgaaaacgataaaaagtgcactaccggtagtgcaccggtgcaccaccacttgaaaacgaattctctatctgaaaatattcggtgttgcttgcgctctcaccaatactatcatgaattttgacagcacgtgcttcccgatgtaaacaaatatcagctggttggtttatttctataccgtataaattgcgttcgagctgttttttcctctttattatcccgaagaacggaaacttgttccggattcaataccagtgccgtttccaacagagg
This sequence is a window from Uranotaenia lowii strain MFRU-FL chromosome 3, ASM2978415v1, whole genome shotgun sequence. Protein-coding genes within it:
- the LOC129757616 gene encoding collagenase-like, which produces MYRLTLVLAAVLAAAYAYPNQSRIVNGQTAAAGQFPYQAQLKIQLPQGRALCGGSLISNQWVLTAGHCVEQASSFEVTLGAVDLDGTDDGRVVVTATEFIRHEKYNPLFATNDVAVIKLPQPVDFSEQIKPIALPSGKDSYNEFEAVVSGWGLQKNGGTVAPKLQYATLKVISNSQCSKTYNPLVIKKTTICAQGGNKESPCNGDSGGPLVLEKDQVLIGVVSFGHISGCERGLPGAFARVTEFSDWIRKKTGL